The DNA sequence TGTACAGCAGATCGGCATGCGCGTCGTACCCCGGCGACCACCGCCGCCAGTACAGGCGAAGTAGCCAGGGCAACAACAGCTCCGGCAGTACCGGAATCTGGTGGAACAACGTGTACCAACTCATCAACAGCTGCCGCCCGAGCACGCGGGGCCAGCCGGTCGGTCCGATCGACGCAAAACTTGAGCCGAGAACCTCAAACGGCGGCACGGCCATGGTGATGATGCTGGCGAACGGCGACAGGGCGCTACGGGCGAGGGCGTTACCCACCAGAGCTCCCCAGTCATGGCCGATGTACACCGCGCGCTCGTCGCCACCCAGCACCGTGTGGATGTCGAGGATGTCCTGCATCAGGGCACCCAGGCCGTATTCGGCGTCGGCCGGTATTTCACTGGGTGAGTAACCGCGGGTGAACGGTGCCACCACGCGCCACCCGTCCGCAGCCAATCGCGGACCGAGCAGGCGCCAGGTGTGGGCGGAGTCGGGAAAACCGTGTCCGCAGATCAGCAGCGGACTGTCCTGCGGACCCCAGGACAGTGCCCGCAGTCTGACATTGGGCAGGTCCAAGGTCAGGATGGAATCAGCGGCCACTACACGTCCGTCGCTACGGTGTGCCGTCAACAGACGTCGACGTCGCCACACCCAACGGATCGTTGATCCGAGTTGCCTCGTCCCGAATCAACCCCCGCA is a window from the Mycobacteroides salmoniphilum genome containing:
- a CDS encoding alpha/beta fold hydrolase, whose translation is MAADSILTLDLPNVRLRALSWGPQDSPLLICGHGFPDSAHTWRLLGPRLAADGWRVVAPFTRGYSPSEIPADAEYGLGALMQDILDIHTVLGGDERAVYIGHDWGALVGNALARSALSPFASIITMAVPPFEVLGSSFASIGPTGWPRVLGRQLLMSWYTLFHQIPVLPELLLPWLLRLYWRRWSPGYDAHADLLYTGDAMLQKGNRRAVIGYYRANIGRALVPSRKYWKTQRSLLDGARTPLLYLHGRADGCMTQRLVESARPDLPDRSVEIIDGGGHFVHLECPDEVYELVREFLRPPTTKVE